The Acidobacteriota bacterium genome has a window encoding:
- the flgB gene encoding flagellar basal body rod protein FlgB has translation MGLAELDRITNLLTDFLDVQSRRAEIVASNLANADTPEYKAKRLEFDEYLRNAVRDAIAPRHAAAGVTNTEALRVVEQTENVPGIDGNTVDTEREMATLAETGGKFMTGTQLLQMRFRTLRAAIKEGR, from the coding sequence ATGGGTTTGGCGGAACTGGATCGCATTACAAATTTACTTACCGATTTTCTGGACGTTCAAAGCCGTCGCGCCGAGATCGTTGCCAGCAACTTGGCCAATGCGGATACCCCTGAGTACAAGGCAAAACGGCTGGAATTCGACGAGTACTTGCGGAATGCCGTGCGCGACGCCATCGCGCCACGCCACGCAGCAGCAGGCGTCACCAATACGGAGGCGTTGCGCGTCGTCGAGCAAACCGAAAACGTCCCCGGCATTGACGGGAATACCGTTGACACCGAACGCGAGATGGCGACGCTCGCCGAAACCGGCGGCAAATTCATGACCGGCACACAACTCTTACAGATGCGTTTCCGCACCTTGCGCGCGGCGATCAAGGAAGGCCGGTGA
- the flgC gene encoding flagellar basal body rod protein FlgC, whose amino-acid sequence MSLFNVYKIATQGMTAQRERLEAAAANLANANTTRTPAGGPYRRRDTIFEAVPVEQPGAIFDTVFARNLDTFADEELEAQPRGVQASTRLADASEIVKRYQPNHPDADASGMVALPAVDPLEETVNIMSAARSFEANATAFNTAKELSRASLRLGDNG is encoded by the coding sequence ATGTCGCTCTTCAATGTCTACAAAATCGCCACCCAGGGCATGACCGCGCAGCGCGAGCGTTTGGAAGCCGCCGCCGCCAACCTGGCCAATGCCAATACGACGCGCACGCCGGCGGGGGGGCCGTATCGCCGCCGCGACACCATCTTTGAAGCGGTGCCGGTGGAACAACCCGGCGCAATCTTCGACACCGTCTTTGCGCGCAACCTCGACACCTTTGCGGATGAGGAATTGGAGGCGCAGCCGCGCGGGGTGCAAGCGAGCACGCGGCTGGCCGATGCCAGCGAAATCGTCAAACGTTATCAGCCGAATCATCCTGACGCCGATGCCAGTGGGATGGTGGCGCTGCCCGCCGTAGACCCGTTGGAAGAAACCGTCAACATCATGTCGGCGGCGCGTTCGTTCGAGGCCAATGCGACCGCCTTCAACACCGCCAAAGAACTTTCCCGCGCCAGCCTCAGACTCGGAGACAACGGATGA